In Scyliorhinus canicula chromosome 12, sScyCan1.1, whole genome shotgun sequence, the sequence TGCAGGCGCCAACTTGTGCTATGGTGTGGTGCCACAGGTGTCGTCAGCATAGCCTATTCCAAAGCCTCTTCCTATTAAAAAGTTAATTGCGTCCCAGTGATAGACAAATTACATTTATTTCCATTGCTTCAGTCTCTCAAAGCATTTCTCACAAAAGTATTGCATGGAAGTGCAACTATGATATATAGAAGTCATGAGGTAGTGAGGTAAAAGTTCTAATCTTGGCTGATATTgcccctcccctgctccctcaACACAGAATGCTGAAGCAGCTAGGTGGTAGTGCGCTAAAAACTAGTGCGGACCAGAAATCAGCTTGGTGCCATTTAATCTCTGTAATGCAAACTACCAAATAATATTGTGTAAATATTTTCTTCACAAAGTAACATTGCATTTCCCTTCCTTTCTTTCCCCCCATCCTGCCCACAAACTACCCAACCCCATACAAATAAAAAATAGGTTATGTTGTACCTGCAGAATGCTACCTATACTTACTTGAAAAACAGACCAGAAATATAAACTTAAAAGATGCTTAATTATCCAATGGCATATTCCTGATTTTTCCACTCCTGACTGTTTGCATATGGTGGGACCGAAGCAcactatttttaaaattgtttttaaactctTGATGCAGTGGATAATATTGCTTATGGATGTTGTGAAAGATGTAGCTTTTCAAATggttatgtttttatttcaggattaTTGCAATGATGAGCCCTGAAGACAGTTGGGTCTCCAAGTGGCAGCGGATAAGTAAGTTTTTAGAATGTCTTTCTCTATTCCAAGTATTTATTTGGGTCTAACTTTGGGCAGAGGAAAGATAATTTTCTGTGAAGCAGATTGTGCACAATtcccataataataatcgcttattgtcacaagtaggcttccatgaagttactgtgaaacgcccctagtcaccacattccggcgcctgttcggggaggccggtacgggaataatGTGCCATGGATCATTTTGTGCTGCGTAGGTGTATGAATAATGCTAATTTCTGGTAACTGTAATTATGCTTTCATTAAGCGGTCTTGTCAGTTGAGCATAGTGCGTGCTTTGATGTAGTCACTCCAAACCAATCTAAAAATAAAAGTCCCTCTGAAATCTACCCTCTGCAATATTGTATGCATAAATTGAATAaatgatttaaaaacaaaatagtgTGAATTCTGGAAGTCAGAAAGAAGCAGAAATTTCTGGATAAACTAGCAGCttgggcaacatctgtggagaaagaaacaaagtTACTGTTTCAGGTCTAAGAACTTCGTCGGAATTTACTGAGCAAATATTACCAATGTTACTAAGTGTTCCATATTTATTCTTTAAAGTTCTAACCACACATAGTCAACACTTTGAGCTTCTTTTGTCCTTGCTCTTCCACTTTTCTGTACCCTCATTGATAAATATCTGTTTCACCCTGTAGATAGAAGTCATGCTGcgcaaggagaacagctgtgtgtgtgtgtgttaaagaTGCTTCATGTATAATATTCAAGAAGTCTGATAGGGCAGTCCTATGTTTGCCTGAATTGATATATGATGGCCTGTACTTGTTACTTACTAATATTTGCTGCTTGTTTTTCAGGTAACTTCAAGCCAGGTATCTATGCAGTATCAGTGACAGGACGGTTACCTCAAGGTAAGAGTTTAGACAGCTATAAATTTTCACTTCCATGACTTGGACAGTCACAAACAAGAATATCAAATCTATAAAAGTTGGAAAATAGATACAACCTTTAACTATATAATTCCTTGGGTACATTTTTATTCTGAGGGCCAAACATTAACATCGGTGTGTGTAGTTTGCTTCCCTGAGTTGGACCAATGACTGTTTCTGTGCGGTAAAAGCAATGCAATTGCAtgtgaattatttttaaagtgcGTTCTTCTTTCCTAACAACAACTGTTTAATTCTTGCAGATTATAACAAAAATATAGAACGAGTGTCTAAATCAATTTTGTAATGGTTATCCATAATGTTTTGGGACAGTCCTATCTTGTTAACTAATTCTGACACATGCAGTAGACATTCAGCCAAGAAATGGAGACAGGAACAGTGCTCTTCTCTACCTGGCATTCTGTTGTACTTTGAATACCGAGATGAAATCTATGTTTTCAGGGCTCTATCTCAAGAACAGTGTAAAGTGGGGCTGACCGAAAGAGTGTCTCTGCGGTGCATTGCCGTGGATATGAGGACTGACTGATGCAAGGAGACAGGCTGTGCATGCTCAGTTTATGGCATTCTCTTGACATCTGCAGCGAACTTgcctgtgtggtggtatgaattaATATATGCTCCCTCAGAACCTATTAGAATGAGGGATATGTCTCAGGATGTTCAATTAGATTCTTCCCTAGACGCTGATGAAGTAAGTCAGGTTATTGGACATTATGGAGGTTTTCTATCTAAGGGAGAAGTTTTCCCTTACTCCTCCAACAGAACTGGTAAATTAATATTTAGAGAAACACTTGGGGTAATTCTGGTGCTGGTGGTGGCTGAGGATACAATTTGTATTCCAGATGCTTGGATGAAAGAAAAAGTATTAATGAGGGTACTCCTGGGATTCGTGAACATATTCCCTTATGCAAAGTTAATTTACAAAGTGACTTAACAGAAAGAACTGCTACTGCAGGAACTGTTCTTAGTTTACTTCTGGAGGGATCATTTTTATACTGGATAATTATTTGGCCAGTGCAGACTGAAACAAGGTGACAACTGAATTGCTCCGTCATGCTGAATTTGCCAAGCTCCTAAAATTGTTATGGTCAAACTCCAGAAGCTTGTTGTCAATAAGAGCTATTGAAGGGAATTCTGACCACTGTGGAGAACCAAATTTCATGTACAAAAGACAAATTAGAAAATGAAAATCAAAGACTGTTGAGAGCACTTGTGTTAATCACAGAAAGTAAACACTTGAATGAGGATTTGAAAATCTAAATCAAAAATTTGTGGAAACCAATTCAACGCAATTGCAAACCAATTgcaactgtgggcagcacggtagcatggtggttagcataaatgcttcacagctccagggtcccaggttcgattcccggctgggtcactgtctgtgcggagtctgcacgtcctccccgtgtgtgcgtgggtttcctccgggtgctccggtttcctcccacagtccaaagatgtgcgtgttaggtggattggccatgctaaattgcccgtagtgtcctaaaaagtaaggttggggggggctgttgggttacgggtatagggtggatatgtgggtttgagtagggtgattattgctcggcacaacatcgagggccgaagggcctgttctgtgctgtactgttctatgttctatgttctaacgccaTTAGATCTTCAGTTAAAACTTGATGAACCTCCAAGTATCAGAAGTCTTTAAGTATCCGGAAAAATCCCTTGACCAGGAAAAAGAATTGCTAAAAGATCAGAACAGTTGGTTGAATGCAGAATTAACTAAGACTGAACAACTATTAAAACTTTGTCATGAAAAGAATAATGAAATTCTTTTAACTCCAATGCAATCTGGTGAGAAAAAGGGATGAGATGCGTGGAATGGAAGTGCAGATCCAgaattttggatttgtttattgtcacaaatgacacaagtgaaaagtatttttctgcgagcagctcaaacagatcatttagtacatgaaaagaaaatacataatagggcaacacaaggtacacaatgcaaatgcatcgggtgaagcatacaggagtgtagtattaatcaggtcagtccataagggggtcgtttaggagtctggaaacAGCAGGGAATaagatgtttttgaatctgttcgtgcgtgttctcagccttttgtatcttctgcccgatagaagaagtttcaagaatgagtaagccgggaggggggggggggtctttgattatgctgcccgctttccccaggcagcaggaagtataaacagagtcaatggatgggagggaggcgggtttgtgtgatggattgtgttcacgattctctgaagtttcttgcggtcttgggccgagcagttgccataccaggctgtgatgcagccagataggatgctttctgtggtgcatctgtaaaagttgataagagtcagtgtggacatgccgaatttcctgaggaagtaaataCGCTGTTGGtgatttcttggtggtagtgttgatgagggtgggccaggacagagttttggtgATATGCACATCTAAATTTATAACCAGCTCAGCAGAATTTTGAGAAACTGATTGAGGATTTAATGAGTAAGCTGAGAGAGTCTAAGGAGCAGTCAGCAACTATGGCAGAAAAATTTGTAAATGAACTGAATGCGCATGTGAAGTTGTCGAACTTGTATACGGATTCTGTAGATGACTCTGAAACAAAGGCAACTGAACTCACTAGATCAGTTGCTGACCTGAATTAAAGGGTTATAAACTTAGTACAAAAAAGAGTAAACAAATATTTGAATGAAATTATGAAGAGGTGAAGATTCTCCTTTTTAAGCTTCAGTGGGAGGAATATGAACATGCACAGAATGCTTGGCTAAACCAGATGATGAATAAAGGAGCGAAACACCATTACAGGTTTACTCAAATGGCATTGACCAAAACACTGAAATGACAAGTCTTGTTCTGAAGGAAGTGATTGAGGAAGATGATTTTAAAGCAGGTTGTCAATCAGAGAGTTaagttttctttaaaaaacttaGACCAATAAAAGGCATGTTTCCACCAACCGAGGAGAAAAATAAGAACCCCCCCATGCTCTTCTGCATTAGTGTTGGGGAAACCTGTGCGAAAGCCAtttgagatgagaaatttcttcacccagagagtggtgagcctgtggaatttcctaccacagaaagcagttgaggccaaagcattgtatGCAAGAAGGAGTTCCATAGAGCTCTTGGGGCGaataggggtgaggggggatggtcagccatgataatgaatggcggagcaggcccgaaaaGGCCaaatggcatactcctgctcttattttctatgttcatATAGTATGACTAATATGCATCCATATGTGAAGAGTGGAGCCTGCCAGAGAATTGGTTTGTAATTCCACCAGACAGGCTGAAAAAACAAGGCGCAAGATAGAAATACAAGATGTTTGCAAAGAAAGCTTCAAAAGAAATCTTCAATGTACCTTCATTACATTTGGTTGCCCATGAAAAGATTATGGGAAAAACAATGTAATTGTTGATACCCTGACCAGAGTTTGAAGAAATATTGGAGAAAGAGCAGGCTTAGTGTTACGACTTCATCCAGGGGAGATGGGTATGGTGTGCAGTTGGGTCCCCTGACCCCAGAAACAATTCTAAGGGAGACACCGAGGATGCTGAGTGCTGAGGTGAGCTTGAACAACAGCCTGTCTTCGTTTTCTGGGACTTTGTCCTACTTGTGATGTTCAGTATTAGGCTCTCTGGTACTCCTACCCATGCATCATTTCGGTGAATTTCAGAattgaattaattaattaattgaatttaacttTCACCAGCTGTAGTGGTAAGATTTAAACCCAtaaccccagagcattaacctggacctGTGGATTACTGGACAAGTGAAATTACCACCCTGCCATCATCTTCTCCGTTTATTTGAATCTTGTGGTGCCTTTGGTGCTACGCTATATTTCCATAACTCTACCTGGCTTTGCAAGTCGATCTGAATCTGCTTAAAGACACCATCACCTGGTGTTATATATCCGAGTACATCTGACTCCTTGTTTTGTTGGCAGCCTGATTTGTGAGTTTGTGCATGTTGTTTGCCATTTAGTCTCATCTGTTTGTTTTACAGGTATCGTAAGGGAACTGAAGAGTCGGGGTGTGATCTACAAATCCAGAGATACTGCTATCAAATCTTAATGGCTCCATCATGCCACCAAAATTATTAGTATTGATTCTTTCCAACCAGGATTCACCATTTCATCTGTGTCAGATTCTGTAATGTTATTACTTGTATGTATTTCTGTAATTTAGAATCCAAATGTTACATCTAATATCGGTGAAATGTTGTGCACTCTTCAGAAAAGTAAGTGGAGAGCCCAGCGCTTTATACTTTATTCTGCAAACTTATTTTAAGGCCCGAGACAGAGAAAACAGTTTGTTTACCAAATAGTAGAGCAAATTGTTgctattgaaatgaggaagagtCTAGTGTGACTGTTTAGAGTCGATGGCAATAAAAGTTCTGTTGTTTACAGATAGTATCAGTGCCTTATTTAAGGGTCTAAAATCAGAACCAGGAAAATGTCCTGGcttttcattgaatatttccatgGGATTACTGATACTTACCTCGGAAGGCAGATGAGACCTTGGCTTAAAATCTCATCTGATTTAAGGAGCAGCAACTGAAGTTGTTATACAGTAGTTGCTTTG encodes:
- the supt4h1 gene encoding transcription elongation factor SPT4; translation: MAALETVPKDLRHLRACLLCSLVKTIDQFEYDGCDNCDSYLQMKGNREMVYDCTSSSFDGIIAMMSPEDSWVSKWQRISNFKPGIYAVSVTGRLPQGIVRELKSRGVIYKSRDTAIKS